A stretch of Zymoseptoria tritici IPO323 chromosome 1, whole genome shotgun sequence DNA encodes these proteins:
- a CDS encoding 60S ribosomal protein L20 encodes GRLTEYQVIGRHLPSDANPTPKLYRMRIFAPNDVVAKSRFWYFLAKLRKIKKANGEIVSLNKIHEKHPLKVKNFGIWIRYDSRSGTHNMYKEYREMSRTDAVESLYQDMAARHRSRFRNIHILKVIEVEKTDDIRRPYIKQLLTKDLKFPLPHRAPPKHGKQIFAATRPNTFY; translated from the exons GGACGTCTCACAGAGTACCAGGTCATTGGGCGCCATCTGCCCTCTGATGCCAACCCGACCCCAAAGCTCTACCGCATGCGTATCTTTGCGCCGAACGATGTTGTCGCCAAGTCCCGTTTCTGGTACTTCCTCGCCAAGCTCCGCAAGATCAAGAAGGCCAACGGTGAGATCGTCAGCCTGAACAAG ATCCACGAGAAGCACCCTCTCAAGGTGAAGAACTTCGGTATCTGGATCCGCTACGACTCGCGCTCCGGCACCCACAACATGTACAAGGAGTACCGCGAGATGTCCCGCACCGACGCCGTCGAGTCGCTCTACCAGGACATGGCCGCCCGTCACCGCTCTCGTTTCAGGAACATCCAC ATCCTCAAGGTCATCGAGGTTGAGAAGACCGACGACATCCGCCGCCCATACATCAAGCAACTCCTCACCAAGGACCTCAAGTTTCCGCTTCCTCACCGCGCACCACCCAAGCACGGCAAGCAGATCTTCGCCGCTACCCGTCCCAACACCTTCTACTAA
- a CDS encoding amidase signature enzyme (Amidase signature enzyme), with product MSQTYQTHLEFLNRSAAKATASAWNPPPPPANPVVSGLPLKYLSSVVSNAGLVAQTLYQNGGFTSLRDRPELDGVEPRYDPLVIRTGSASIFRSILDYHDAYKSGSLTPTDVAKALLPQVRKEGTSSGRHSTAFIQVREARTLAAAAASTQRYQNGKYLSPLDGVPVAVKDEVDVAGYTKCFGSAMDFTREDGATSYCVQRWLDAGAILVGKTNMHEMGVDTTNCNVVHGTPLNPYNEKYYCGGSSGGSAYAVGAGLVPLAEGNDEGGSIRIPAAYCGVYGLKPSHGRVSSRPSKELASTTGVAGPIAANMCDLELGYRIMAQPDSLNHKSRLFAPPSSPTAKNPKRRKVLGIYKPWFDRADPGVEASCQNAIEFLTSKLGYETVDITIPLVPEGQIAHALTILSELASGVTASSIWKLQPATKILFSVGRRTTAIDFLQAQRVRQIIMQHLSYLFTTHPSLIIITPTTPNAGWPIGVNDLAYGASNANMSVRSMEYVWMANFSGCPALTAPVGFVEAKQGKGKVPIGLMGMGEWRSEDELIAFGYDCESFVKEGLEGGRVRPENWMDVLEAAMGGKAGAA from the exons ATGTCCCAAACCTACCAGACCCACCTCGAGTTCCTCAACCGCTCGGCCGCCAAAGCTACGGCATCGGCCTGGaaccctccaccaccaccagcgaATCCTGTTGTATCAGGTCTACCGCTGAAGTACCTCTCCAGCGT TGTGTCCAACGCCGGTCTTGTGGCGCAGACTCTGTACCAGAATGGTGGCTTTACCAGTCTTAGAGACCGGCCCGAGCTGGATGGTGTAGAGCCTCGATATGATCCCCTGGTCATACGCACCGGGTCGGCCTCAA TATTCCGAAGTATACTGGACTATCACGATGCATACAAGTCCGGCTCCCTCACTCCCACGGACGTTGCGAAAGCTCTACTGCCTCAAGTTCGAAAGGAAGGGACCTCGTCCGGCAGACATTCAACTGCCTTCATCCAAGTTCGAGAAGCCAGAACCCTTGCAGCCGCGGCGGCGAGTACGCAGCGCTATCAAAATGGCAAGTATCTCAGTCCGCTTGACGGCGTGCCCGTGGCAGTCAAAGATGAAGTAGACGTAGCGGGCTACACCAAATGCTTCGGCTCCGCCATGGACTTTACGCGAGAAGACGGCGCGACGAGTTATTGCGTGCAACGATGGCTGGACGCTGGCGCCATACTGGTGGGTAAGACAAACATGCACGAGATGGGTGTCGATACGACGAACTGTAATGTCGTCCATGGCACACCCCTGAATCCGTACAACGAGAAGTATTACTGTGGTGGCAGTTCGGGTGGCAGTGCTTATGCCGTTGGCGCAGGTCTCGTGCCTCTGGCGGAAGGTAATGATGAAGGAGGCAGCATTCGCATACCTGCGGCGTACTGTGGTGTCTATGGATTGAAACCTTCCCATGGGAGGGTGAGTAGCAGGCCGAGCAAGGAACTTGCGTCCACGACTGGTGTTGCGGGCCCGATTGCTGCGAACATGTGTGATCTCGAACTGGGCTATCGAATTATGGCGCAGCCGGACAGTTTAAATCATAAGTCAAGACTGTTTGCTCCGCCGAGCTCTCCCACTGCGAAAAATCCAAAGAGGAGAAAGGTGCTGGGCATCTATAAGCCATGGTTCGATCGCGCGGATCCTGGGGTGGAAGCGAGCTGTCAAAACGCCATCGAGTTCCTCACGTCCAAACTCGGCTACGAGACGGTGGACATCACCATCCCATTGGTACCAGAAGGGCAAATAGCACATGCTCTAACCATTCTCTCCGAGCTCGCCAGCGGCGTCACTGCTTCCTCAATCTGGAAG CTTCAACCCGCCACCAAGATCCTCTTCAGCGTCGGCCGCCGCACCACAGCGATCGACTTCCTACAAGCCCAACGCGTTCGCCAGATCATCATGCAACACCTGTCCTACCTCTTCACCACTCACCCATCCCTCATCATCATAACGCCCACAACTCCCAACGCCGGCTGGCCCATCGGAGTCAATGACCTCGCCTACGGCGCAAGCAACGCGAACATGTCAGTCAGGAGCATGGAGTATGTCTGGATGGCCAACTTCAGCGGATGTCCGGCGTTGACAGCTCCGGTGGGGTTCGTGGAGGCAAAGCAGGGCAAGGGCAAGGTGCCAATTGGGCTGATGGGAATGGGAGAGTGGCGTAGTGAGGATGAGTTGATTGCATTTGGATATGATTGTGAGAGCTTTGTGAAGGAGGGTTTGGAGGGTGGGAGGGTGAGGCCGGAGAATTGGATGGACGTTTTGGAGGCGGCAATGGGAGGGAAGGCGGGAGCTGCGTGA